A segment of the Carassius carassius chromosome 21, fCarCar2.1, whole genome shotgun sequence genome:
CCAAGTCCGTCTGAAAAGATACACATATATTATGATACAGTTTCACAGaagaatgtagttttaaaagacAGATCAGCCTGAATTAAGACACTCTAAGCTTGAAACATAATCAATTAAAGAAACTGAATGTTTCTGAAGGTCACAGCATACTGTTGTTTTTGTCAGATTAAATGTAAACAATtctgttaaattaatatttatatttgatttttgttaaaatcaaacacaaatattagatgaagaacttaaactaaaaattttttgaaatgttgccttggcaactaagtgAAATATGTTTActaaaattacagaaataaaactaaaacttaaaaaacattatcttaattaaaaggaaataaaataatatgaatatcatatgaaaacttaaaaatgagaaatgatgccttgccaactaactgaaataaatttaatttgaagtACAAAAATTACTATGAAATTAATATGATTTAAACCTTTGTAAAAACTCTTATTTGGAAATGTAAACCAATAAAcatgacattaaataaaaatgatcacattataaaaaaaaaatattaaactaaaactaaaatgaaaaaaagaaaagaaattagagctaattaaaaatattaatataaactataaaagtacataaaataacactgttcAGAACTAAGGATTCTATGATATTATGTTCTTGACATTAATGATAACTGATAATTTTAATGTTGTGGCTGATTACCAGAATTATAATGgtccaaaattaaaattataaaatattttaaataaataacactgtttaaaaaaaaaatattactttaaattatGCTGTTGAATTTATGTTgaacattataatttaaattaaattaaaaaattaaattaaattaaaaattaattaatttacagtataaaaatatagaaatttgctaataattaaaaataacagtggtatTTTAATAATCTGCTTAAAGATGAAGATGAAGTGACTGTTCTGGGCACAAGCTCAGAGCTAAACCCCTCCTCTTTCTAGATCTATTCTGGGCGGAGGTGAAAAACACACTAATGCATGATGAGCCTGGAACTCAGAACaaacacaatgtaaaaaacaCCATGTGGAAATTGTCAAGGGGTACCTGGTTCAGAAATGCCAATGTGTGTGAGAACGCCAGTCTGGCATAGGGAAATACAGGAAGTTTTTCAGTGCCAGGTGAATGCTGGGATGCCACTCGGAGGGCCTCGAGTACACGGTGTCTCACCATGAGTTGAGCGTGTGGGTGTCCGGCCAGTTTATGCCACAAATAAATGCTGGGATACAAGGCAGTAGAGTGTTGCCATAGAAATGCCAGTCTGTCGTTCAGAATCTCTGTTCCACTGTGGCACTGCCCTGTGTATCCGCTCTGGCCTTGGCCATTATTGTTATAGCAACTGGGAAACCCATAAAACCCCCATAATCCCTCTGGGCGGAGGCGAACACCAAGACGCAGGGTCTCTTCCATAAATATTCTTGCTCCCAATTCAAATTCTGCCTTCGCTTTGGATTTCACTTCCTCCTCTGACATATGTGGATATTTCCACCTAACCAGCATTTTGGACATTTTCCTATATACAATTCTTTTCCCGAAGTTCCACATCCATATGGGCTGCCATGCTTCCCAATCTAGCACGGCTAATCCACTGAAAGTGTGTCTCAACACTTCACTGATCTGCGCCTCAGCCAATGAGAGGTGAGCCATCAAGGATCCTTGTTGAGGCAGGCCACCATTGACCATAGAGCCTTGACGGTTGATGTAGGGGTAAAGACCCAGACGGCGCTGATAAAAAATGCTCATATTTTGACCCTGAAATCTCTCCTGTGAGTTATGAATGATGTTAAACTGGCGCAGCGGCAAGGAGACTCCATATTGACGCTGACACCGAGCTGTAGGTATATTCCAGATCACTGAAAAGCCACGCCTCCCGATAACAGACTCCACCCCCTCAACCATATTCTGAACAGGGTGGATGGGAGACAAAATGACTGACAGGGATAAGATGAGGATTGGATGGGGAATAGAGGATCTCAGAAGCATTCCTATGAAATAAACACACCAATTAGTGTCAttcatatttgatttaaaaaaaaaacaatgtagaaATAAGTATACTTTTTAGTTTCATATGTAAGTGTCCTAATATTCGGTTTATACTGGGGGAGTTGAGAGGATGTCCATTCTAAAACTGGTTTGAAATAAACTTATGGTTGCCTGATCAGTATAGGCAATATACCAGTAGACATGGTTAAATGGCAGACATTTGTCTACAATTCctgcacacctgtgcaataatcatgctgtctaatcatctTCATATGCCACACCTATGAGGtggatgaattatctcggcaaaggataagtgctcactaacacagatttagaccgatttgtgaacaatatttgagagaaataggccttctGTATACATAGagaaagtcttagatctttgagttcagctcatgaaaaatgggggaaaaaacaagtgtgttgcgtttataattttgttcagtataacatttcacaatattatatttataaagtgTTTACTGAAATGCCTTGCTGAATGAGACTTTTTTTCACAAGCATTAAAATGATTGACCCCAACAGTAGTAGACGTTTgaacagtgtatgtgtgtgtgtgtgtgtatatatatatatatatatacacaccagtAAGAAACATCTAAAGCTGATACAAAGAAAAAGTCCATGGAAACAGTATAAATACCCAACCTGAAATCTGATCTTATTAAATGATAAGCACAACACTTCAATAGATTTAGAACgtttttattttgatgaaaacCCTTTAAAAGCAGCAGATAATCTCAGCAGCAACCTTTGGGGTGACAAAGATTTACCTTTTaatgattttactttttttttttaatcaatcaaaCAGTACCTAAAACACAAAGTAAACTTTAGTATTGAGGCACATTCAGATTGTCACAGTATTTGAGTCAGTACAGTTCAGGTTTACAAGATTCTTCTTGTCCTGTAAACACTGTGTTTGTGTATCCCTGAATAAAGCAGACAGGAGTGTAGCATGAGTCTCAGATGTCCTTGTGCATCCAGAAGACGAGCAGCCCTCTGTTGTCGGTGTACGGTGTTTGCTCCAGAGTCTGATTAACTGGAGCCAAAGATGACGGAGGacaaggaggaggtggaggagcagAAATAAGGGGAGGAGGTGGACCGAAGAGtgaaggaggaggtggtggaggaggtAATATGGAAGGTGTAGATGGTGCAGGATTGTTAAACTTGACActcttccttccttcctcctCGTTCTCTGCGCTTCTACAGAACTTGTGCAGCAACTCCATGGGCATGAAAGAGGCTAACGTCCCGACATTTTGGACAGGTTTGGATAACACAAACCCCAGATGGGCGTAGAAGTGTTGTTTATCATGGGTGGTTAGGCACAATCGGGTGCAGCCCCGTCCTTTGGCATACCGTTCAACCCCCTCCATCAGGACACGGCCATTACCCTTTCCTCGTAATGTGCTACACACCACGACCGATTCCACAAACAGACTACGGCTTCCCAGAACACGGGACAAGCGGGCGTGGCCTATTAGCTTCTCATCCTGACTCCGCCTCTCTCCACTCAGCAGCAAGAGACACACCGGATAGCTGTGACTTGACTGACGGAGCGAGTGGATACGTGCCCCTGTGCTGCGCTGCCATTGGGCATTGAGTAATTCCGCACACACCTCCACGAGGTCCCAGCGCTCGTGAAGTGGTTCGATTCGAACGACTGTGCAGCTGATGTCCCCATTGTACCTGCACACATGCCAATGGCACGGGTCAACAGGGGGCAGTAAATGACTGAACAGCTCAGAAGTCATTAGTGTGACGTACTTCATTCATTTGGgatagtttattatttattcaccctcatattgttccaaacctgtatgattttttacTTCTGTGGAAGAACGAAGATATTTTTTGActataataaaatgttgttttggaccccagtgACTTTCATtgtactgaaaaaagttcttcttttgtATTGCACAGAATAAActttatacaggtttgaaacaaagtgtgagtgagtaaatcatgacagaattttccctTTTAAGCGACtaataaaaatgtacacttttaaCAGTCAGCCTACTGCTGAAAAATGTGCTGCAACAGTTGTCACTTGTTTTCAACACTTAACAGTTTTCATCACCATCACTTCCACGTCATTTTCACAGGCAAAACCtagcttgataaaaaaaaaaaagtagactgcAACTGTAATTCACACCACTGAAGCAACAAACACATGCAAAAAATACAGCAACAGCCTTTCACTAGTAGTTATCTTTTCATAGCACATAtgatatataaaacttttttttttatctgttaaaGTTTAATAGCAGAGGAAGCTGTGGTGTGAATGTGGGATTCCTGCTATACCACATGGACTTGCtgatgtgaaatgtattttagaaaATAAGGTGACCCAagacacaaatataaaaatatatatacacaagacAAGTTCAGATTAGACATGCTTAAAACACATTTGCATTTACTTCgcatttcctgtgtgtgtgttaatgcaaGTGAATGGAGCAGGaaccttaaagagatagttcgaacaaaaatgaacaaaatccaTCATCAAATAATCACCCCCATGTTGCTTCAAGCTTATGTCTTTTACTTCTGTAAAACTTAAAGGAACATATTTTGTATGCAATGTATACATTCTATGGGAAACTATTTTgccaaatatcttattttatgtccCACAGGAGAAAGAAAGTCACAGAGGTTTGGAATCAcatgtaaattatgacagaattgtaatttttggttgaAACATCCATTTAAGTCTAGTACTCAtctgatatgtaaaaaaaaaaaaataatgtatgcaCCTATAGAGCAAGATGGGCAATGGTTAGTATGCTAAAATAAAAGATTAGTAAACAAAAGGAAGCAATTGTAGTTGACAAAGTGGACAAGGTTATCAATATAGTGATTTATCAGTGGTTAAGACACTTTAATTATGAACAGAACCACACGTATAAAAATATCATGCATCTCTCCACTTCTCTAGCTTGCTTTCTAATATAGTTTTATAATAAACCCTGTAACTGAATATTGTTGGCTTCCTCttttgtaaatcattttaaataaaattatttgctaaatgcataaacataaaaagtATATAATGATAGTTTCTTTGATAAAAATCAAACACAGAACCATGGCTGGACTAAAGGATGCAAACCCAGATTTAGTGTGCCAACATAAACCATAACCTgttataaattaaaaacacaaatctaccaaattGTAAATAGTAAAAAAAGTAGCAAAATTGCAAATAAAATGACCAGCCTCACCTGAAGCACTCACAGAGACAGACGGCCAGTTAATGTTTCAAAATTGTGTGTCATGCAACTGAGGGTCAAAATCAGGAAACATGAGACTTTTAAGTGTTCTTTGTAAGCGTCATTTAACACTGGCCTGGGTTCAGTTTAGCCCATTCCCTTGTATTACAGTTATTTTGGTGTGGACAGGCTGGTTCTCTAAAATGTGTGATGAGAGGAAACCGCTTTCATGACTTGACCAAGCCAAGTGTGAAATGCTGATGGGAAGTGTGTGGGTTTTTAAGAAGGTTGCGATATATAAATATTTGCAGGCCCTAATATGGAGAGACACATTTAAAGCTATTCAGAGCACCGTCATGTAACGTTAACTTCTTCATGGGATTACTGGATTTAATGGCCATTTTATTTCGTTTTAAAGACCACGCCACTCTCTAACGGGTACTGAAAAGTCTAATTCAACATTTCTTAATATAGTAATAGCTTACGAACTATCATATCATTTTTATAAAACGAATTACTAAAGATTAACTTTAGTGTGTGTGCAGCAACACTCGAGCACGACACGACACAACGCAAGACAAAGAAGTGGTCAGATAAACGAACAAACAGAGCAAGCAGCTCCCCTTCAAATACGTGTAAGACACACATGCAGtttattttggatttattttatataagttcTTATCTGTGATACCTACATGCTGAAAACTTAATCGCTGTCACAGCAGCTGTCTTTTGAATCTCCCTCTTCTTCGACTGAAGCAGACCGAACAGCGCGAGTCGACTTACTGCCGCCTACTGGGCAAACTCAGCTCTTACACTAGCCTACATAAGCACataatcatagacagtaaaagaaatggacacagcgaccccattggattcaaccatagacagtaaaagaaatggacacattgaccccattggattcaacagagaaaaatgaagtcaattagaagcacgcacttcctgggggtcggacgtactgcgcagactcaaactgagcttgatgacatagatgtcacgtgagcaacctgtaagtcttctaatcgctgtgccaagagaaatctgaatcacccaccgaatcttgcagagaaggcgagcatgaacaggagcaaattttggtaagtattctgattaattatctcccttgactttatgcctcaacgtccccccgatagcctcatagacagtaaaagattgcctgcgagcttctcctcctgtccatacggtaatttctctactgtgcgacagagagtcgctggttatgaccgagcgccaacctcccgctctctctcgtgaggccaataaggaagtgactaaaactgcaattcatcgacttgccgcttgaggctggctgcaaaagggagtcagtcccatagactccccatgttaaaatgcccaactttacagcaggaaaaaaacgtttacagcctggttcaaaaaatgattttggtctagaTAGcgaattttgcccttcatgacaactgtgaggggggtgaatttttttataactcatccgtataaattatattaagacttaaagttctgcataattaagggcgtggccacttgagtgacagggagattggcgctgctgacactgccgtcgcgctaggtgggcgttgCTACACCAACTAGCTctcgcctttttgcccatttttgattgtccgggagagtcgcgcggtgacgcgctgccaagatggcgacggcccgctctacacactttaggcttcaaaaactctcttcagtagtctacgggtgacgtcacggacactacgtccatattttttatacagtctatggttatgacgcaatcgttagcctattttttacaaaaactgcttataCGGGACCATaacataagatacaaggtaatggagccttttatacatttctgtgtttctttagaaataattaatggacaaatggagtctttaaacgcctcagatgtaaagttatttcgctgtcaaagtgacgccaaaatgaatgggagtcaatggaatgctaacagcaggtgggggtccgctagccaatggcggcgcccaggggtgcttcaaaaaaatataaaaccctgcccccctggattcaacggagaaaaatgaagtcaattagaagcacgcacttcctgggggtcgggcgtactgcgcagactcaaactgagcttgatgacgtagatgtcacgtgagcaacctgtaagccttgtaatcgctgtgccaagagaaatctgaatcacccaccgaatcttgcagagaaggcgagcgtgaacaggagcacattttggagtcaatggaatgctaacagcaggtgggggtccgctagccaatggcggcgcccaggggtgcttcaaaaaaatatgaaaaccctgcccccctgcacATAATGGGccagttgcatatctccgccatcttggctttccgatcttgcgagtgtgtgctttgatacttccggttgtgctaaacgtcagtgcagagaaccggagaaatccaaatattaccttctatatatgtttacagtatttataatatcacttcaaatgcaaataagatttacactgctattattactattccataaatgttaactgagccagtgcatttgaaactgtgtatgtttgggtccggagaatgaattaaataatgttccctactgttcacgaAATGAAAATTTAACTCATGGTGTGTACACAcagatacataatttatttttaccttaccaattatgtaaatgtaaaaattatttatttctcgaaaatgtttgtattacattgattattatttttttgtttaatgaaatgtTCACCTTGTGAGACATGGGCTGTGATTTATCTTCACATTTCTCAATTGTGAACATACattagtttgtttcatcatcattttcacaacctattttattatttgacagtcaactttgcatcaaacattttgaaatgaaaaaaatggctgtaaaataaaacaatacataactaattttaatatttgttttatctgaAGAATTCGTAAACAAAATACATGCGCTTCTTATAGACAAAATTATTTATGATGCAGatattttacaaaacagataaacattgctaaaaacacacatgaatgcaaacagcgatcttttaattaatgcaaacctaTCATTATAGCATTACGTTAAATTGTACACAGTTATAaactgttatcaaataaagttaataaaacatacatacttTATCAGAAATATTTGTCTGTCTCGTCTGACAGTCAGAAACCTTATGATCTTATagataacagtcagaacaaaatcagctctccgaaaatgtaaagtatagcatatttgagtggtttgtgtttgaaaaaatccctgtggactgattaacctgatgctgacgctgatccgcataatcaacagaagaataaagcaatctccgcgttgtatcttgatgaatttcctcacagaggtacgcaaaaatgTGGGGAGGATGTTTCCTCGtgtctttgatataccactattcgctgttaaatttgaaaaacattaattatatccATCTAGCCAATTTCAGATGTAAGTTTCCCttatagtacaacccgaattccggaaaagttgggacgttttttaaattttaataaaatgaaaactaaaggaatttcaaatcacatgagccaatattttattcacaatagaacatagataacgtagcaaatgtttaaactgagaaattttacacttttatccacttaattagctcatttaaaatgtaatgcctgctacaggtctcaaaaaagttggcacgggggcaacaaatggctaaaaaagcaagcagttttgaaaagattcagctgggagaacatctagtgattaattaagttaaatgatatcaggtctgtaatatgattagctataaaagctttgtcttagagaagcagagtctctcagaagtaaagatgggcagaggctctccaatctgtgaaagaatgcgtaaaaaaattgtggaaaactttaaaaacaatgttcctcaacgtcaaattgcaaaggctttgcaaatctcatcatctacagtgcataacatcatcaaaaaattcagagaaactggagaaatctctgtgcgtaagggacaaggccggagacctttattggatgcccgtggtcttcgggctctcagatgacactgcatcactcatcggcatgattgtgtcaatgacattactaaatgggcccaggaatactttcagaaaccactgtcggtaaacacaatccgccgtgccatcagcagatgccaactaaagctctatcatgcaaaaaggaagccatatgtgaacatggtccagaagcgccgtcgtgtcctgtgggccaaggctcatttaaaatggactatttcaaagtggaatagtgtttaatggtcagacgagtccaaatttgacattcttgttggaaatcacggacgccgtgtcctccgggctaaagaggagggagaccttccagcatgttaacagcgttcagttcaaaagccagcatctctgatggtatgggggtgcataagtgcatacggtatgggcagcttgcatgttttggaaggctctgtgaatgctgaaaggtatataaaggttttagagcaacatatgcttccctccaaacaacgtctatttcagggaaggccttgtttatttcagcaggacaatgcaaaaccacatactgcagctataacaacagcatggctttgtcgtagaagagtccgggtgctaacctggcctgcctgcagtccagatctttcacctatagagaacatttggcgcattattaaacgaaaaatacgtcaaagacttgctttatacagcaagttctatttttgactggattctgcgattcaatcgcttcgcaaacacagacggggtgaatttatgaatgaaagtgtaaaagttctgacacaaaactaagttgttacgtgtccacacgcttttttaagtgggtttatgttcgacactaggcttacgttacatagttttgcttaaggtagaatgataaggctaattatatatgcattccactttctgaaacaaccttacacagttttgataacgttaataatgaacacgatgttaatatagcctgcctgtgatgaatgccgactgcacacatacacatgcttagtcttgggattccacaaattcccttgatcatcctcacaacttattgcttgtagccattttgtcatcctttccggttctgtatgtttattaggaaggatgtagaacttcaattcataatttgttagtttattggaggtacagaaaacgacacagcaactcttcggcgtgattgtcccatgtatttcaattggcgccaaggcaatgttttcccccacgggctaaattcacatcacgtgacggggcgttcccgggggcgttcccagaccaaccgtctgtatctatgcaCACACCGGCACACTGGgacacactcgcgtcgctgaagctcaccagcgccatcttgtg
Coding sequences within it:
- the hyal3 gene encoding hyaluronidase-3, whose translation is MLLRSSIPHPILILSLSVILSPIHPVQNMVEGVESVIGRRGFSVIWNIPTARCQRQYGVSLPLRQFNIIHNSQERFQGQNMSIFYQRRLGLYPYINRQGSMVNGGLPQQGSLMAHLSLAEAQISEVLRHTFSGLAVLDWEAWQPIWMWNFGKRIVYRKMSKMLVRWKYPHMSEEEVKSKAKAEFELGARIFMEETLRLGVRLRPEGLWGFYGFPSCYNNNGQGQSGYTGQCHSGTEILNDRLAFLWQHSTALYPSIYLWHKLAGHPHAQLMVRHRVLEALRVASQHSPGTEKLPVFPYARLAFSHTLAFLNQTDLEHTLGESAALGASGVVLWGELSFAKSKLQCALLRDYISSVLGEYVDALQAGVRTCSKRMCNSQGRCARRDPHSGYMIPLHGTHEDLPFNDMRSKFKCVCYEGWRGEHCGQRLS
- the LOC132097702 gene encoding N-alpha-acetyltransferase 80; protein product: MYNGDISCTVVRIEPLHERWDLVEVCAELLNAQWQRSTGARIHSLRQSSHSYPVCLLLLSGERRSQDEKLIGHARLSRVLGSRSLFVESVVVCSTLRGKGNGRVLMEGVERYAKGRGCTRLCLTTHDKQHFYAHLGFVLSKPVQNVGTLASFMPMELLHKFCRSAENEEEGRKSVKFNNPAPSTPSILPPPPPPPSLFGPPPPLISAPPPPPCPPSSLAPVNQTLEQTPYTDNRGLLVFWMHKDI